In Haladaptatus sp. QDMS2, a single window of DNA contains:
- a CDS encoding heparinase II/III family protein, whose translation MSRNSNGDFDTDQPAEPTTDTRPPSSIHRRSFLAATGVLSLGALVPAASSVGAAEPADTLNAKTRTTIWTAAMRENARRNIDRYEWARGERDSAVALADDYLDRYSLDDLWSLVTSQKIPRSGGTRGERSALGGISDPGTTRAWKMISADGYTLPTNDFAAYRESGLDDRGMFDPTLADDSLLVNEEHPEMGEGWGVDDGYGWIDEAGDIMGPGTRLNLVAYYNHWHVWRPGGILRIVRALSRAYLFTGEQRYARAGTVLLDRIADVYPEMTIADYQQPDYWNNHGGRQTGKVIGGGWEPNLVRDILRAYDAFFPGQEGDAELVTFLQSKVEQYPGLSAKDSVEKIRSNIEDGFVRQMLPAAKNSQLVLTRGQLSTVAISARVLDEPDGYTRDALDYIYRPGEEKFVGDVWNEEPENWITTGGNILAPLVDSVDRDGYFNETAPLYNSIRQSSIRQVADVLKGYDAFSGSDLYQHPKFRQTLLQNAHLILLDQHTPELGDTHVQESGNYLNKASITNGFDLTGDDIYAQLWYYLNGDTTTGIRGGIFESEPETVGDQVQEIIDADGPLDLPSVNLAGYGFAALRDGKNYLMRDIGAVQYDFLSVPIVESSVGTKRFEGSGVIQLEAYDAGEHITFEVEVADADSYALEFTYFEATSYGIYDVLVDGEVVGRHDFYSPQSGMHGEFDRFAADVNLSTGTHTITFRNVGKHPDSSNYKFAVGKLRLLDPAAQEALAEVEEKGNAKRAVWLYYGRNSLGAGGTFHSHRDTLNLGVAAHQLEVSPDLGYPEETGHWPKRLNWTANTVSHNTVTVDEETQHSAWSGLPRHFDGGDERVQLVDVEAPEVYPQTDEYRRTTALVNVDDQRSYAVDFFRIVGGDDHVFSFHGWVGDVETTGLSLTQQAGGSYAGETVPFADPTYNETVGSGFNYLDNVARDDDPATKVSVDWDIEDYWGVRATDADIRLRLTSFGPFDEVALADGHPPQREGNPDHLRYALLRRSGTALESTFASLIEPYEGERFVQSVEEVPAVPEDETNGTARALKVTLTTGRTDYVVFTTAPQTTHTVDETFDFRGFFGLYSTENGESEYAYVNDGTHLEPLGEKPLINQPAGRVRGFVEEFTKGMKFDNELVVRVADRYQNRIDDISGWAFVDNDGSGGWRGDDDPETPIWGRGKRGLGNGAYEIKGVSERAENLVTLDVGDQTFVRQFEDPDQLEAGGYEYIVEAGDDVLIPLTAVWSRD comes from the coding sequence AATAGCAATGGTGATTTCGACACTGACCAGCCCGCCGAACCGACGACCGACACCAGGCCGCCGTCGTCTATTCATCGACGCTCGTTTCTCGCGGCGACAGGGGTGCTTTCGCTCGGCGCGCTCGTGCCAGCTGCTTCGTCCGTGGGTGCGGCGGAACCCGCGGACACGCTGAACGCGAAGACGCGAACCACCATCTGGACCGCGGCGATGCGCGAGAACGCCCGCCGCAACATCGACCGTTACGAGTGGGCGCGCGGGGAGCGAGACAGCGCCGTGGCGCTCGCAGACGATTATTTGGACCGATACAGTTTGGACGACCTCTGGAGCCTCGTCACTTCCCAGAAGATTCCGCGCTCGGGCGGGACGCGCGGGGAGCGAAGCGCCCTTGGGGGCATCTCCGACCCGGGGACGACCCGAGCGTGGAAGATGATTTCCGCAGACGGCTACACCCTGCCGACCAACGACTTCGCCGCCTACCGCGAGAGCGGCCTCGACGACCGTGGGATGTTCGACCCGACGCTCGCCGACGACTCGTTGCTTGTGAACGAAGAACACCCCGAGATGGGCGAGGGCTGGGGCGTCGACGACGGGTACGGCTGGATTGACGAAGCCGGCGACATCATGGGCCCAGGGACGCGACTGAACCTCGTCGCCTATTACAATCACTGGCACGTCTGGCGGCCCGGGGGGATATTGCGCATCGTCCGCGCACTTTCCCGGGCCTACCTGTTCACCGGCGAGCAGCGCTACGCGCGGGCCGGGACAGTCCTGCTCGACCGCATCGCCGACGTGTACCCCGAAATGACCATCGCGGACTACCAGCAACCAGACTACTGGAACAACCACGGCGGCCGACAGACCGGGAAGGTCATCGGCGGTGGGTGGGAACCGAATCTGGTTCGGGACATCCTGCGGGCGTACGACGCCTTCTTCCCCGGACAGGAGGGAGATGCTGAACTCGTCACCTTCCTCCAGTCGAAAGTCGAGCAGTATCCCGGACTCTCCGCGAAAGATTCGGTCGAGAAGATTCGTTCGAATATCGAGGACGGCTTCGTCAGGCAGATGCTCCCGGCGGCGAAGAACTCACAACTCGTCCTCACCCGGGGTCAACTCAGCACGGTTGCCATCTCCGCCCGCGTCCTCGACGAGCCAGACGGCTACACGAGAGACGCCCTCGACTACATCTATCGCCCCGGCGAGGAGAAGTTCGTCGGCGACGTGTGGAACGAGGAACCGGAAAACTGGATTACGACGGGCGGCAACATTCTCGCGCCGCTCGTCGATTCGGTGGACAGAGACGGATACTTCAACGAGACGGCTCCGCTCTACAACAGTATCCGACAGAGTTCCATCCGGCAGGTCGCAGACGTGCTCAAGGGCTACGATGCCTTCTCGGGGTCCGACCTCTACCAGCACCCGAAGTTCAGACAGACGCTGCTCCAGAACGCCCACCTCATCCTGCTCGACCAGCACACGCCGGAACTCGGCGATACCCACGTCCAGGAGTCGGGCAACTATCTGAACAAGGCGAGCATCACGAACGGCTTCGACCTGACCGGAGACGACATCTACGCCCAACTCTGGTACTACCTGAATGGAGATACGACGACCGGCATCCGCGGCGGCATCTTCGAGTCGGAACCGGAAACTGTCGGTGACCAGGTGCAGGAAATCATCGACGCCGATGGGCCACTCGACCTCCCGAGCGTGAACCTCGCGGGATACGGCTTTGCCGCACTGCGCGACGGGAAAAACTACCTCATGCGGGACATCGGCGCGGTGCAGTACGACTTCCTCTCGGTGCCCATCGTCGAGAGTTCAGTCGGGACGAAACGTTTCGAAGGCAGCGGCGTGATTCAACTGGAAGCCTACGACGCAGGCGAGCACATCACCTTCGAGGTGGAGGTGGCTGACGCAGACAGCTACGCCCTCGAATTCACCTATTTCGAGGCGACGAGTTACGGCATCTACGACGTGCTCGTCGATGGGGAAGTCGTGGGCCGCCACGACTTCTACTCCCCGCAATCGGGGATGCACGGCGAGTTCGACCGGTTCGCAGCCGACGTGAACCTCTCCACAGGAACCCACACCATCACCTTCCGAAACGTCGGCAAGCATCCCGACTCCTCGAACTACAAGTTCGCGGTCGGCAAACTGCGCCTGCTCGACCCTGCGGCACAGGAGGCGCTCGCCGAAGTCGAGGAGAAGGGCAACGCGAAACGCGCCGTCTGGCTCTACTACGGCCGAAACAGCCTCGGCGCGGGTGGCACGTTCCACTCTCACCGCGACACGCTGAACCTCGGCGTCGCGGCCCACCAACTCGAAGTCTCCCCCGACCTCGGCTACCCGGAGGAGACGGGCCACTGGCCGAAACGACTCAACTGGACGGCGAACACGGTGAGCCACAACACCGTCACTGTAGACGAAGAAACGCAGCACTCTGCCTGGTCCGGCCTGCCCCGACACTTCGACGGGGGCGACGAACGCGTCCAACTCGTCGACGTCGAAGCGCCCGAAGTGTACCCGCAGACCGACGAATACCGCCGAACGACGGCGCTCGTGAACGTGGACGACCAGCGGTCATACGCGGTCGATTTCTTCCGCATCGTCGGCGGCGACGACCACGTGTTCAGCTTCCACGGCTGGGTCGGCGACGTGGAGACGACGGGTCTCAGCCTCACCCAGCAAGCAGGCGGATCCTACGCGGGCGAAACCGTTCCATTCGCAGACCCCACCTACAACGAGACGGTTGGAAGCGGCTTCAACTACCTCGACAACGTCGCTCGCGACGACGATCCAGCCACGAAGGTGAGCGTAGACTGGGACATCGAAGACTACTGGGGCGTCCGAGCAACCGACGCGGATATTCGCCTTCGCCTCACCTCATTCGGCCCGTTCGACGAGGTGGCGCTCGCGGACGGCCACCCGCCACAGCGCGAAGGGAACCCTGACCACCTTCGCTACGCCCTGCTCAGGCGGTCTGGAACCGCGCTCGAAAGCACGTTCGCGTCACTCATCGAACCCTACGAAGGCGAGCGATTCGTCCAGTCGGTCGAGGAAGTCCCCGCCGTCCCCGAAGACGAGACGAACGGGACGGCGCGAGCTCTCAAAGTCACATTGACGACGGGGCGAACCGACTACGTCGTCTTCACGACGGCTCCGCAAACGACTCACACGGTGGACGAGACGTTCGACTTCCGCGGATTCTTCGGCCTGTACTCGACGGAAAACGGTGAGTCCGAGTACGCCTACGTCAACGACGGCACCCACCTCGAACCGCTCGGGGAGAAGCCACTCATCAACCAGCCCGCGGGCCGCGTCCGCGGGTTCGTCGAGGAGTTCACGAAGGGAATGAAATTCGACAACGAACTCGTCGTCCGCGTGGCCGACCGCTACCAGAACAGAATCGACGACATCTCGGGGTGGGCGTTCGTCGATAACGACGGCAGCGGCGGGTGGCGAGGCGACGACGACCCCGAGACGCCCATCTGGGGGCGCGGCAAGCGCGGCCTCGGAAACGGGGCGTACGAAATCAAAGGCGTGAGCGAGCGAGCGGAGAATCTCGTCACCCTCGACGTGGGCGACCAGACATTCGTCCGGCAGTTCGAAGACCCGGACCAGCTCGAAGCCGGCGGCTACGAGTACATCGTCGAAGCGGGCGACGACGTGCTCATCCCACTCACCGCTGTCTGGAGTCGGGACTGA
- a CDS encoding Gfo/Idh/MocA family protein, whose amino-acid sequence MTAVTVAFIGTGPNPENPQWGTSAAMAYRHARAYDHLDQCTLVACADLVRDHAEAFAEEFGFDAVYEDYGEMLRKVQPDIVSVCTPVPTHAPIVTDVAASGHVRAIHCEKPMASVWKDCEEMAAVCDEHDVQLSFNHQRRYAEETETTKRLLDDGELGDIERFEIGGLNLFDFGSHLIDLCNYFNGERPAEWALCQIDYTEENVRYGTHNENRALASWAYENGVNALLASGSDADLVDCLVRVCCTGGTVELWPDDGEATMRVRRTGEEAFEEYECDERQMILGAIEDVVTSLQDGTEPLVSAANVLNANEIIFGCWESVRQHGRVEFPIDIDDNPLESMVEDGTFTPAPKK is encoded by the coding sequence ATGACAGCTGTTACTGTCGCCTTCATCGGTACCGGACCGAATCCAGAGAATCCGCAGTGGGGAACCAGTGCGGCGATGGCCTACCGCCACGCCCGCGCCTACGACCACCTCGACCAGTGTACACTCGTCGCCTGCGCCGACCTCGTCCGCGACCACGCCGAAGCTTTCGCCGAGGAGTTCGGCTTCGACGCCGTCTACGAGGACTACGGCGAGATGCTCCGCAAGGTACAGCCGGACATCGTAAGCGTCTGTACGCCGGTGCCGACCCACGCGCCCATCGTCACCGACGTCGCGGCGAGCGGCCACGTCCGCGCCATCCACTGCGAAAAACCGATGGCGAGTGTCTGGAAGGACTGCGAGGAGATGGCCGCCGTGTGCGACGAACACGACGTACAGCTCTCGTTCAACCACCAGCGCCGATACGCAGAAGAGACGGAGACGACGAAACGACTGCTCGACGACGGCGAACTCGGGGACATCGAACGGTTCGAAATCGGCGGCCTCAACCTCTTCGACTTCGGCAGCCACCTCATCGACCTCTGTAACTACTTCAACGGCGAACGCCCCGCCGAGTGGGCGCTTTGCCAAATCGACTACACGGAGGAGAATGTCCGCTACGGGACGCACAACGAGAACCGCGCGCTCGCGAGTTGGGCGTACGAAAACGGCGTCAACGCACTGCTCGCGAGTGGAAGCGACGCGGACCTCGTCGACTGCCTCGTCCGCGTGTGCTGTACCGGCGGAACGGTCGAACTGTGGCCGGACGACGGCGAGGCGACCATGCGCGTCCGCCGAACCGGCGAGGAAGCGTTCGAGGAGTACGAGTGCGACGAGCGCCAAATGATTCTCGGCGCAATCGAAGACGTGGTCACCAGCCTGCAGGACGGCACAGAACCCCTCGTCTCCGCGGCGAACGTGCTGAACGCGAACGAGATTATCTTCGGCTGCTGGGAGTCGGTCAGACAGCACGGGCGCGTCGAATTCCCGATCGACATCGACGACAACCCGCTCGAATCGATGGTCGAAGACGGGACTTTCACGCCTGCTCCCAAGAAGTGA
- a CDS encoding Gfo/Idh/MocA family protein gives MPSTRVGIIGTGPAPDETRDDKGYSMGYRHAHAYRAVEGCHVVGCADIDAENAAAFADEFDLPESAVFTDHAELLASMDVDLVSICTPPQTHEPLVEDCLASDAVGAIHCEKPIAPTWGACKRIVEACRQADVALTFNFQNRGRPAVKAVKNLLDSGDLGRLERVEVSRADLMQTGIHNIDLANYFAGDTPVSWVLGQVDYRTENVWYTDMHSEDQGLALWMYDSGVSGLAATGEHASEVLGPQLRLLTSEARVEIRFWEDPTVRVLHCDNGGWKALDVPPMNGQQVALRDVVESYRSGTPSSLRAENGMRATELVFAVWESAKRRGRIDLPLETEGNALAELVESGERQLQSPSHSR, from the coding sequence ATGCCTTCCACCAGAGTCGGAATTATCGGGACCGGCCCCGCTCCGGACGAGACGCGAGACGACAAGGGCTATTCGATGGGCTACCGCCACGCTCACGCCTACCGAGCCGTCGAAGGTTGTCACGTCGTCGGATGTGCCGACATCGACGCCGAGAACGCGGCTGCCTTCGCTGACGAATTCGACCTCCCCGAATCGGCCGTGTTCACCGACCACGCGGAACTGCTCGCGTCGATGGACGTAGACCTCGTGAGCATCTGCACGCCGCCCCAGACCCACGAACCGCTCGTCGAAGACTGCCTTGCGAGCGATGCTGTCGGCGCGATTCACTGCGAGAAACCCATCGCCCCGACGTGGGGTGCCTGCAAGCGCATCGTCGAGGCCTGTCGGCAGGCGGACGTCGCGCTCACGTTCAACTTCCAGAATCGCGGCCGTCCGGCGGTCAAAGCCGTCAAAAACCTCCTCGACAGCGGCGACCTCGGCCGCCTCGAACGCGTCGAAGTCTCGCGTGCGGACTTGATGCAAACCGGCATCCACAACATCGACCTCGCGAACTACTTCGCGGGCGACACGCCCGTCTCGTGGGTGCTCGGACAGGTCGATTACCGCACCGAAAACGTGTGGTACACCGACATGCACAGCGAAGACCAGGGCCTCGCCCTCTGGATGTACGACTCGGGCGTGTCGGGTCTCGCGGCGACCGGCGAGCACGCGAGCGAGGTGCTCGGCCCGCAACTGCGCCTGCTCACGAGCGAGGCGCGCGTCGAAATTCGCTTCTGGGAGGACCCGACGGTGCGCGTCCTCCACTGTGACAACGGCGGCTGGAAGGCCCTCGACGTCCCGCCAATGAACGGCCAGCAAGTCGCCCTGCGGGACGTGGTCGAATCGTATCGCTCGGGGACGCCGTCGTCCCTTCGCGCCGAAAATGGGATGCGAGCGACGGAACTCGTCTTCGCCGTCTGGGAGTCTGCGAAGCGACGGGGTCGCATCGACCTTCCGCTCGAAACCGAGGGCAATGCACTCGCCGAACTCGTCGAATCGGGCGAGCGCCAACTTCAGTCACCGTCGCACTCTCGCTGA
- a CDS encoding ABC transporter permease subunit translates to MPSNRYLLSRTVQAIVTLFSVISFTFVMVRWMPGGPEDYFMAKMMNQDIDPQQLNVMMESYTNLRPDQPLHVQYISYMSSMLQGDLGISIWYQEPVLDIIIQALPWTIYLSAVSMVIIFSIGIAYGAAMAYKEGGRFDVASSISWILIESVPYYVFAVVMLWIFSYSTDWFPIGGRVGAHAEPGFTLPFILTIIEHSALPILSLVITGIGGIALGMRGNSISVLGEDYLRVARLRGLPDGIISTRYVGRNAILPMYTSMMISIGSLFGGSIILETLFNYPGIGYYMFEAVSARDYPLMMGSFLFITIGVIVGVYIADLTYGFVDPRAGSSSTRESYGGGISLESLVRFVRGIRDGLVSAVSTSADEPDSRKASNGGIETPDAGSPFTAVSGTSLSRREQYWRAFDEKVLTTFRVISKDWRALVGLSIITVFVLMGTVGVLVVAPPEAGKGPVLLQPFQTMEYPLGTSDLGESLFAQTVHATPAMLKMVVGGAVFATGMSLIWGVFAGYAGGSIDRAMMTIADILMTIPGLPLIIVISTLLQPRDPFVVGIILTINGWAGFARALRSQVLTLRNKSYVEASRTMQLSTPRILFIDIIPNLMPLVMVNFVGRARSVIISSVALYFLGILPYSTANWGVMLQSAYSSATWYNMNAVHWILVPILTIVVFSLGLILFGQGMDRIFNPRIRARHMKTTPDTVAEH, encoded by the coding sequence ATGCCTTCGAATAGATATCTACTCAGTCGGACGGTCCAAGCCATCGTGACGCTGTTCAGCGTCATCTCCTTCACCTTCGTGATGGTTCGGTGGATGCCCGGGGGACCAGAGGACTACTTCATGGCGAAGATGATGAACCAGGACATCGACCCCCAGCAACTCAACGTGATGATGGAGTCCTACACGAATCTGCGGCCCGACCAGCCACTCCACGTCCAGTACATCTCGTACATGTCCTCGATGCTTCAGGGTGACCTCGGCATCTCCATCTGGTATCAGGAACCAGTACTCGATATCATCATCCAGGCGTTGCCATGGACCATCTACCTCTCTGCAGTGTCGATGGTCATCATCTTCTCCATCGGCATCGCCTACGGCGCGGCGATGGCGTACAAGGAAGGCGGGCGCTTCGACGTGGCCTCCTCCATCTCCTGGATTCTCATCGAATCGGTTCCCTACTACGTCTTTGCGGTGGTGATGCTCTGGATTTTCTCGTACTCGACCGACTGGTTCCCCATCGGCGGCCGGGTCGGCGCGCACGCGGAACCGGGATTCACCCTCCCGTTCATCCTGACCATCATCGAGCACAGCGCGCTGCCGATTCTCTCGCTGGTCATCACCGGTATCGGCGGCATCGCCCTCGGAATGCGCGGGAACAGCATCAGCGTCCTCGGGGAGGATTACCTCCGCGTCGCCCGCCTGCGCGGGTTGCCAGACGGCATCATCTCGACGCGATACGTCGGCCGCAACGCCATCCTCCCGATGTACACGAGCATGATGATTTCCATCGGGTCGCTGTTCGGTGGGTCGATTATCCTGGAGACGCTGTTTAACTACCCCGGCATCGGCTACTACATGTTCGAGGCGGTGAGCGCTCGCGACTATCCCCTCATGATGGGGTCGTTCCTGTTCATCACGATCGGCGTCATCGTCGGTGTCTACATCGCGGACCTCACGTACGGGTTCGTCGACCCACGGGCGGGCAGCAGCTCCACCCGCGAGTCCTACGGCGGCGGCATCTCGCTCGAATCACTCGTTCGATTCGTCCGCGGGATTCGCGACGGTCTCGTGTCGGCGGTCTCCACCAGCGCGGACGAACCTGACTCGCGCAAGGCGTCGAATGGCGGCATCGAAACGCCGGACGCCGGGTCGCCGTTCACCGCAGTTTCGGGAACGTCGCTTTCCCGCCGGGAGCAGTACTGGCGGGCGTTCGACGAGAAAGTGCTCACCACCTTCCGCGTCATCAGCAAGGACTGGCGGGCGCTCGTCGGGCTCAGCATCATCACGGTGTTCGTGTTGATGGGCACCGTCGGCGTCCTCGTCGTCGCCCCGCCAGAAGCGGGCAAGGGGCCGGTGTTGCTCCAGCCGTTCCAGACCATGGAGTATCCGCTTGGCACCTCTGACCTCGGCGAGAGCCTGTTCGCCCAGACGGTTCACGCGACGCCCGCGATGCTCAAGATGGTCGTCGGTGGAGCCGTGTTCGCCACCGGAATGTCCCTCATTTGGGGCGTGTTCGCTGGCTACGCCGGTGGGTCCATCGACCGGGCGATGATGACGATTGCAGACATCCTGATGACGATTCCCGGCCTGCCGCTCATCATCGTCATCTCGACGCTGCTCCAGCCGCGCGATCCGTTCGTCGTCGGTATCATCCTCACCATCAACGGCTGGGCTGGCTTCGCCCGGGCGCTTCGCTCGCAGGTGTTGACGCTTCGCAACAAGTCCTACGTCGAAGCCTCTCGGACGATGCAACTGTCCACGCCGCGCATCCTGTTCATCGACATCATCCCGAACCTGATGCCGCTCGTGATGGTGAACTTCGTGGGCCGTGCTCGCAGCGTCATCATCTCCTCGGTGGCACTCTACTTCCTCGGCATTCTGCCCTACTCGACGGCGAATTGGGGCGTGATGCTTCAGAGCGCCTACTCGTCTGCGACGTGGTACAACATGAACGCCGTCCACTGGATTCTGGTCCCAATCCTGACCATCGTGGTGTTCTCGCTCGGGCTCATCCTGTTCGGTCAAGGCATGGACCGCATCTTCAACCCGCGCATCAGGGCGCGGCACATGAAGACGACCCCAGACACGGTCGCAGAGCACTGA
- a CDS encoding ABC transporter substrate-binding protein, with protein sequence MAHERTLRTSDDAISRRRLLRLTAATGLAGAVAGCTSTDDPGNTTGTGTGGGGDSVMDNKLTMASNPNMPFEKNSWGMNGYNPQRKGGEISAIAIDRYMQFNPQTGEFLPRIAEEFSVADGILTVTMSDSYGWASGDPITAHDFATHYKILKGMEYGVGELFDSIEATDDRTVEISLTAPDTSRNILGMEFLISAASTPESLYGDYAKRFDEASSEDETKAIQKELQELTINPWDSSMEDLHAKTSGPFKMSEFNNQFVLMEPNEHYPNADNLNYSLEYQIVRDANALMSLLKADKLDAEVWAMSNEFLEGLPDHHDAWITPKFGGNAIMFMMNDDVYGNRDVRMALNYILDQQQMAKASNFVATPVTHFTGMPDSVTESYIPADTLDKFSTYEPDTEKATQHLENAGFSVEDDSVYMPNGDEWNLVLPVDSNSQDRIKESTIAVQQLNDFGINAEMKVSDASTYWKRYREGDWTIASWAFGERWNPLPYYDYKFLYSGETSGPAWNRLSEVEVQAPYPIGDPNGDLQTVDYREKISALQKASGDKEAELITELGWVFNQNMFVIPVSHETRQQVVTSDAWNYPNKDEYNGTRYGVMTREMIREGKLQAKSK encoded by the coding sequence ATGGCGCACGAGCGAACTCTCCGTACGAGCGACGATGCTATCTCCCGCCGCCGACTGCTCAGGCTGACGGCAGCCACTGGCCTTGCCGGGGCGGTCGCGGGGTGTACCAGCACGGATGACCCCGGTAACACCACTGGCACTGGCACTGGTGGTGGTGGTGATAGTGTCATGGACAACAAACTCACCATGGCGTCGAATCCGAACATGCCTTTCGAGAAGAATTCGTGGGGGATGAACGGCTACAATCCGCAGCGAAAGGGTGGGGAGATTTCGGCCATCGCCATCGACCGGTACATGCAGTTTAACCCCCAAACTGGCGAGTTCCTCCCGCGTATCGCAGAGGAGTTCTCCGTCGCTGACGGTATCTTGACGGTCACGATGTCGGATTCCTACGGGTGGGCGAGCGGTGACCCGATTACGGCACACGACTTCGCCACCCACTACAAGATTCTCAAAGGCATGGAGTATGGTGTCGGCGAACTGTTCGACTCCATCGAGGCGACTGACGACCGGACCGTCGAAATCTCACTCACTGCCCCCGATACGAGCAGGAACATCCTCGGCATGGAGTTCCTGATTTCGGCCGCGAGCACGCCCGAGTCGCTCTACGGCGACTACGCGAAACGCTTCGACGAAGCGAGTTCCGAAGACGAGACGAAGGCCATCCAGAAGGAACTCCAGGAACTCACCATCAATCCGTGGGACAGTTCGATGGAGGACCTCCACGCGAAGACGAGTGGGCCGTTCAAGATGTCGGAGTTCAACAACCAGTTCGTCCTCATGGAGCCGAACGAACACTACCCGAACGCGGACAACCTGAACTACTCACTCGAGTACCAGATCGTCCGTGACGCGAACGCCCTCATGTCGCTGCTCAAGGCAGACAAACTCGACGCCGAGGTGTGGGCGATGTCCAACGAGTTCTTAGAGGGACTGCCGGACCACCACGACGCCTGGATTACGCCGAAGTTCGGCGGCAACGCCATCATGTTCATGATGAACGACGACGTCTACGGCAACCGCGACGTCCGGATGGCGCTCAACTACATCCTGGACCAACAGCAGATGGCGAAGGCGTCTAACTTCGTTGCAACGCCCGTCACTCATTTCACTGGAATGCCAGATTCAGTCACGGAAAGCTATATTCCTGCTGACACGCTCGACAAATTCTCCACCTACGAACCAGACACAGAGAAGGCGACTCAACACTTAGAGAATGCTGGCTTTTCTGTCGAAGACGACTCCGTGTACATGCCAAACGGCGACGAGTGGAACCTCGTCTTGCCAGTCGACTCGAACTCACAGGACCGCATCAAAGAATCGACCATCGCGGTCCAGCAACTGAACGACTTCGGCATCAACGCGGAGATGAAAGTCTCTGATGCCTCCACCTACTGGAAGCGCTACCGCGAGGGCGACTGGACCATCGCGAGCTGGGCGTTCGGTGAGCGGTGGAATCCGCTTCCGTACTACGACTACAAGTTCCTCTACAGCGGCGAGACGAGCGGCCCGGCCTGGAACCGCCTCTCTGAGGTTGAAGTGCAAGCGCCGTACCCGATTGGCGACCCGAACGGCGACCTCCAGACCGTCGATTATCGTGAGAAGATTTCCGCCCTGCAGAAGGCGAGCGGCGACAAAGAGGCCGAACTCATCACGGAACTGGGCTGGGTGTTCAACCAGAATATGTTCGTCATCCCCGTCTCCCACGAGACGCGCCAGCAGGTCGTCACCAGCGACGCCTGGAACTACCCGAACAAGGACGAATACAATGGCACGCGCTACGGCGTGATGACTCGCGAGATGATTCGCGAAGGGAAGTTACAGGCGAAGTCGAAGTAA